Genomic DNA from Hyperolius riggenbachi isolate aHypRig1 chromosome 10, aHypRig1.pri, whole genome shotgun sequence:
GCACCAAAGAAGTCACAAAGAGCTgtggcctttttcatgttcagagtgtgggaaaaagttTACTCAATCTGCAATCCTTCGTAGACACCAGAGAatacacacaggagagcgtccttattcatgttcagagtgtggtaaAAAGTTTGCTGATACAACACACCTTCAAAATCACCAGAGGACACACACAAAAGAGcatccttattcatgttcagagtgtgggaaaaagttTACTCTATCTGAAAACCTTCGGAGGCACCAGAGAACACACACAGGAGAAcacccttattcatgttcagagtgtgggaaaaagttTACTCATCACTCAAGCCTTCAGAGTCACCAGAGagcacacacaggagagcgtccttattcatgttcagagtgtgggaaaacgtTTACTCTTAACTTAAGCCTTCAGAGGCACCTGAGagcacacacaggagagcgtccttatttaTGTTCAGAATGCGGGAAACAGTTTACTGTTCTATCAAGTCTTCGGAGTCACCAgagaacacacacaggagagcgtccttatttatgtacagagtgtgggaaaaagttTAGTCAATTCTCAGGCCTTCAGAAacaccagagaacacacacaggagagtgtccttattcatgttcagagtgtgggaaaaggttTACTGAAAGCTCAAGCCTTCAGAAGCACCAGGTAATACACAAAGGAGAAcggccttattcatgttcagagtgtgggaaaaagttTACTCAATCCTCAGCCCTCCAGGTTCACAAAATAACTCACACAGGAGAGCATCCCTTTTCATGTTTACATTGTGAGAAAAGATTTGCAGTTAACTCAGCCCTTCAGAGTCACCTtagaactcacacaggtgagtgtTAGCGTCCTTTTTTCATGCTCAGAGTGCGGGTAAAACTTCCTTCTAACACCTTCAGAAGCACCAGAGAACACACCGGAGAGCAtctttattcatgttcagagtgggaAAAAATTTACTGATTTCTGACATTTTCAGAGACTCCAGATAACTCGCAAATATTAATGTTCTTATTCAACTTTTGAGCAAGAGGAAAAGTTTATTCAATCCTCAAGCCTTCAGCATcaccagagaactcacacaggagagtGTCACTGTCCTTTCTAATTCAAATCTTCAGAGACACAagagagcgtccttattcatgtgcagagtgtaggAAAAGGTTTACAGACCATTTAAGCCTTCAAGGATATCAGAGCCAGAATAATGTAGAGAAACGAGGGGGGGCAAGCATATACTGtgacctgtcctgatgcctaccGCTCCCTCTGTTGTCTCTGCCCCAGTATCCTACCTTAATACTAGTCCGGCTGCCTCTTCCAGGTCACCGGACTCGTGCACTACTGTACAGGCGCTGGCTGGGCTGTGCGCATCCTACAACATGTGCCCATGgccgggagcactctgtgcatgcgTATTACATCACTACGCCATGCACATAACTTCAAACTTCATacgcatgcacagagcgctcccggccacgGGCTCGTGCTGGAGGATGCGTTCAGCAACGCAGAAGAGGCTGCCataggggcatttaggtagggaGCGGGTGCAGAGAGAATGGTAGGTGTggtaggcatcaggacaggtcacagtatatgcctgcttccccctcccccttcctccaggttatttcagctctggtatcctttcagAGAACACATAGGAGAGCATCAGCATGCATTTTCATATAAAGAGTGTGGAAAAAATTACTGTCTTCATCACAGCTTTGTATTCACTGAAAGGAGGTCATCCTTATTCTTGTGAAGAGGGCAGGAAATGTTTTGTCGAGAATGAGAATTTAGTTgtagattgtaaaaaaaaaaatactaatcgaCAGATATACAGAGGCATGTCTCAGGATATGTAGGAGAATGACATTGAAATTTGTATTGTTTTGAGCCCCTCACAGAAGGCCTGTAAAAGCTTCTATATACTTTGTGTGACCAGTATGCCTAGAAAGTTATGTCAGCTATCAGCACCTCTTGTCTCCCTAGGATCAGCAGTGTACAGTGGGTGATGGATCTGTACTGCTGTCTCCTCCCTCAgtcactgctctcctgcacaGCTTTCCCCTCAGAGCAGACAGTATGGCACAAATCACACACATCTGCCTCTTACTTCTGCTGTCACACAGGCTGCAAACTCTGCACAAATCCCCAAGAGAAGTTACCTTAGTGTGTGCCCAAATGTGACTCTCCTCTTCTACAAAGACTTTAGGAGAGCCGGCTGTATGGAGAGTCCGTGTCAGAGTTCCCCATTGTGCTGCAGGCGGCAGAGGGAGGCGCTACTCTGCTGCGCAATGTGATGTCTTataaagccacacccacagaatAACAGGTGGTCCAGTGTGGAAACAGCctcccagcccccacacacagaataacAGGTGGTCcagtatagaaacagagtccCAGCCCCACACACAGAATAACAGGGAATGCAGCATAGAAACAGCCTCCCAGCCCCACACACAGAATAACAGGGAATGCAGCATAGAAACAGCCTCCtagcccccacacacagaataacagggggtcaagcatagaaacagcctcccagcccccacacacagaataacagggggtccagcatagaaacagcctcctagccccacacacagaataacagggggtcaagcatagaaacagcctcccagcccccacacacagaataacagggggtccagcatagaaacagcctcttagcccccacacacagaataacagggggtccagcatagaaacagcctcccagccccacacacagaataacagggggtccagcatagaaacagcctcctagcctgcacacacagaataacagggggaccagcatagaaacagcctcccagcccccacacacagaataacagggggtccagcatagaaacagcctcccagccccacacacagaataacagggggtccagcatagaaacagcctcctagcccccacacacagaataacagggggaccagcatagaaacagcctcccagcccccacacacagaataacaggggtccagcatagaaacagtctcccagcccccacacacagaataacgggtccagcatagaaacagcctcccagcctccacacacaaaatcacagggggtccagcatagaaacagcctcttagcccccacacacagaataaccggggtccagcatagaaacagcctcccagcccccacacacagaataacAGGGGTCCAGCATAGAAACAGCCTCTTAGCCCCCACACACAGTGTAGTCCTCATAGAAACATCCTCCCATCTTCCATGAATGAAGTCTCACCCACAAAAGTTCTATAGTGCTTATATACCCCTCTGTATTGTCCCTTTGTTTCCTTATCCTCCCTATGTGGACATTAGCAGCTCTCTAGTCTCTCTAGTCTAGAAATAATAGTAGATAATTTCTGGGgagtgtctgcaacacctcaaccaaataaccgtgtgtgctagggctcaaaacaagagcaattataAGGTAGAGAAAGAAAGCCCTTAAAGAATAGCATCTTTTAcagcaaatttagaaaaaatataACTGTCAGGATCTTTCCTGTggcatgttctgtcggttgcagtggaactgcaaccgggcagttctgacttatctgcttgtattcggttgcgcattcgcaataagtctcattgtcatttgcaatcactttgcagttcagagcagctcaggatgctgtcatgattcctccttttgcttgctgcagttgaactgcagccagatagccctggatttcctacatgcatattATTGCATactattgcatgtatttgttatgagagtcctttttcagtcagctagcagcttgtaatcaagctagctcaggattgagcaattaccattcagctgtgtgggaatttgcatgcctgcatccattggctgatgcccacataaaagtctgcctcccattccagactccgcccgacatagcgtacagctactatagttgtcgttgggtccatgctgtgaaagttgttattgtaaaattgtataatgccttgctctgtattttcatgcctgctggacgtttgctgcaCCCGCGGGGGTCAGTGAAttccactatcctgatagcttggattcttccATCACCaccttggtgactggtagtattcctgctagtctTGTTTCTGGGGCCCTAACTACaggctgtggttgctattagttacgatccttcctgtttgtcttgttcgtgccagtgtggatgcttgctggggcagcgattagtcttacaagcattctgtctgtctttctgttttCTGTCTTGTTACTTAGCCAGAGACTCAGACGGCAGCCGCCCTGGGCAACAGTCAGTCAGTCTGTCTGTCCATTAtttgtcttgttactcagatCATAGGCAGTGCGGCATTGCACTGCACAACCATTGTGTGTTATTTGTGgcggtatcggaagcccagagctccaGTTGCTCTGGCCAGTCtttctcccttgttcattactcctgtggcaacctgtgtagcctcttccacagCAGGTAATACTTATTTACATGGAACAAGTTTTCACCCTGAGAGTCAGAAGTGGGGGATACCCTATGGCCAGCTTGTACGGGTCCGACGGAATTGCTCTAAAGATGAGGAATTCCAAGAGGAAGCGCTTAAAATGTGTGACCGGTTCAGAAAAAGAGAGTATCCTGAATATGTTCTTGAGGCTCTTGAAAAAGCCTCATCCCTTGATAGGGAGGAATGTCTTAAAAagaggaccaggaaaagtggtgaTGACAAGGTTAGGCTCGTCACCACTTATGGTTCACACTGGCCCCAATTAAGAAAAGTATTACAGAAGCACTGGCATGTCCTGAGCTTGGATCCTGACATACTCAGGGCGGTGGGTCCATACCCACTTCTGACTCCTCGAAGGGCACCAAATTTAAAGGATACATTGGTTAGGGCCGAAGTGTACTCTAAAAGCACTAAGAAAAATGATGGACGAGGCTTTTTAGGTCCAATACCAAATggaatgtttccctgtggctcgtGTATACACTGTAAGCTGGTTGAGAGAACAAAAACCTTTAAGAATGCCAAAGAGACTAAAGAATATGAGATACGAAGTTTTATCAATTGTAAATCAGAAGGAGTAATTTACATGATCATGTGCCCATGTGGGCTTAAATACATAGGAAAAACCAAGAGAAAACTAAAAGAACGCATAGGGGAGCATGTTACCAACATCAAAGAAgcagatgaaaaaagtcctttgggTGCACATTTTGCTTTGTTTCATGACAGAAATCCAGATTGTTTGCGGTTTAAGGGTATTTTAAAACCTAAAAGGAATAAACGAGGGGGTGATCACGAAAAATTACTATACCAGATCGAGAACAGGTGGATTTACAATTTAGGAACATTAATTCCAAATGGATTGAATTCAGATTTAAATCTAGTCCATTTTCTACCTGCATATAAGAAATAAATGAGTTGTAGGTGAGAAACTGTATGTGGATTGCTGTGAGATCTGGAGTGGaatattcccctttaaggcaGCATTAAAAGTCGTTCAGAATGTATGTCGGTTGCATGTAAGAATTTGTGGAAATTATTATGCAAAACGACATTATGGGACTATGGGGTCCTATGATTAAAGAGCCCGTCAAGATGTATATGAAATTTGAAAGAGTGCAAGTAATAATTTGATGAGCTACAGCAGATGGATATATCGGTATATTGGGTATGTACTTCCCTGCTATGATGAAAACGAGGCATGGTTGCAACAGAGTGAGCTCTAGTAATGTGAAAAGGAGGATCGGTCCCGTTTGTCAGAATGAGGCTTGGTTTAAAGTTACTGCTCAAAAGAGAGAGCACGCCCACTGCCTTTCATCCACAGCAGCATCACACTGAAGAAGCCCACGTgatgtgggcgtaacgcgtatgtgggcgtggctAACTGCAAGAGGTTGATGGGACGCTCCTTTACCTCATGGATGCCGCAGGGTTAATGTCCGTCCACCGGGCTGCACAAACCAGGTACCTGGTGCTGCGGGACGCCGCAACACATCCATGAATACTCCCTCACTTTGAAGCAACAAGGTAAAAGCTTTTGTTAGACGTTTGGTGGCCGTGGTGAAGAGGATCCCCTGCTTTGAATGACTGTTACTGTCACAGGCTGACTGGGCTTGGCTGTTATTTGATCTTACAGCCGCAGGCTGTCAGTAAGGCGGAATCCGGCCATGAAGGCGGCGTAAAGAGAAGGACTTTGTCATGCTTACGAAAGTTTACCTGGGGGTTTTGGTGAATTGTTGAAGATCCAGGTACCAGATGAGTTGATGGTTCCAGTCCAATGGAAGTGGGCAACCCTTTGCAAAATCTCAGTTTCCACAGAATGTCAGTCTTAAGATCGGCCGATctggattgtatgtgtgtggtgtaacTGGTGATG
This window encodes:
- the LOC137535814 gene encoding zinc finger protein 79-like, translating into GNKKHSCLVCDKCFKSCRDLVKHQRSHKELWPFSCSECGKKFTQSAILRRHQRIHTGERPYSCSECGKKFADTTHLQNHQRTHTKEHPYSCSECGKKFTLSENLRRHQRTHTGEHPYSCSECGKKFTHHSSLQSHQRAHTGERPYSCSECGKTFTLNLSLQRHLRAHTGERPYLCSECGKQFTVLSSLRSHQRTHTGERPYLCTECGKKFSQFSGLQKHQRTHTGECPYSCSECGKRFTESSSLQKHQVIHKGERPYSCSECGKKFTQSSALQVHKITHTGEHPFSCLHCEKRFAVNSALQSHLRTHTGEC